From one Brevibacterium sp. 'Marine' genomic stretch:
- the gap gene encoding type I glyceraldehyde-3-phosphate dehydrogenase: protein MTRIAINGFGRIGRSTLRALIERGSELEVVAINDLGAVDDLARLLKFDTTLGRFNHDVEATEDSLVIDGKTVKVFAEKDPAKLPWGELGIDIALESTGRFTKADKANAHITAGAKKVLVSAPSKGADVTLAYGVNSEAYKPEHTVISNASCTTNALAPLAKVLDDLAGIEQGFMTTVHAYTGDQMVQDGPHKDPRRARAAAENIIPTSTGAAKAIGLVLPQLDGKLSGDAIRVPVPVGSIVEINTTVSREVTRDEVLDAYKKASEGELKGILEYEDEPIVSSDIVGQPASSIFDSALTRVVGNHVKVVAWYDNEWGFSNRVVDNLEFIGKN from the coding sequence TTGACTCGCATCGCCATCAATGGTTTCGGTCGCATCGGACGCAGCACCCTGCGGGCCCTGATCGAGCGCGGCAGCGAGCTCGAGGTCGTGGCCATCAACGACCTCGGCGCCGTCGACGATCTCGCTCGGCTGCTGAAGTTCGACACCACCCTCGGACGCTTCAACCACGACGTCGAGGCCACCGAAGATTCCCTCGTCATCGACGGCAAGACCGTCAAGGTCTTCGCCGAGAAGGATCCGGCCAAGCTGCCCTGGGGCGAGCTCGGCATCGACATCGCCCTCGAATCGACCGGCCGCTTCACCAAGGCCGACAAGGCCAACGCCCACATCACCGCCGGCGCGAAGAAGGTCCTCGTCTCCGCTCCCTCGAAGGGTGCCGACGTCACCCTCGCCTATGGTGTGAACAGCGAGGCGTACAAGCCCGAGCACACCGTCATCTCCAACGCCTCGTGCACGACGAACGCCCTGGCTCCGCTGGCCAAGGTCCTCGATGACCTCGCCGGAATCGAGCAGGGCTTCATGACCACCGTCCACGCCTACACCGGTGACCAGATGGTTCAGGACGGCCCGCACAAGGATCCCCGTCGTGCCCGTGCCGCTGCCGAGAACATCATCCCCACTTCGACGGGTGCGGCCAAGGCCATCGGCCTCGTCCTCCCGCAGCTCGACGGAAAGCTGTCCGGCGACGCCATCCGCGTTCCCGTCCCGGTCGGCTCGATCGTCGAGATCAACACGACCGTGTCCCGCGAGGTCACCCGCGACGAGGTGCTCGACGCCTACAAGAAGGCCTCGGAGGGCGAACTCAAAGGCATCCTCGAGTACGAGGACGAGCCCATCGTCTCCTCCGATATCGTCGGTCAGCCCGCTTCGTCGATCTTCGACTCCGCGCTCACCCGCGTCGTCGGCAACCACGTCAAGGTCGTTGCCTGGTATGACAACGAGTGGGGCTTCTCCAATCGTGTCGTCGACAACCTCGAGTTCATCGGCAAGAACTGA
- a CDS encoding DJ-1/PfpI family protein, translated as MTDDPRTLPRRAPRSRPHRILVLALDGVSAMDLGVPVQVFGRESNAATDRTRTEVAPRSQPNPSGEAASAVPGARTTTVPAGSWPYEVEVCGITAGKVAGSDGLDYSVDRGLEALETADTVILPGATSAVAEEPPASVIGALLSAFERGARIAAISTGTFVLARTGLLVGRRATTHWSTAKELARRFPSIKVDENVLFIDEGQLLTSAGAASAIDLCLHLIRSDHGVGLSNQVARRLVAAAYRSAGQAQYVPRSVPDPLGDDFADTREWALQHIGEKITLRDLAANAGVSVRTFSRRFVEDTGYTPMQWVLRARVDVARELLENSDLGIEQIADQVGLGTGANLRMHFQRILSTSPNDYRHSFQG; from the coding sequence ATGACTGACGACCCCCGCACCCTTCCGCGCAGAGCACCCCGTTCCCGCCCGCACCGCATCCTCGTGCTGGCATTGGACGGGGTGTCTGCTATGGATCTCGGCGTCCCCGTCCAGGTCTTCGGCCGCGAGTCGAACGCCGCCACCGACCGCACCCGCACCGAGGTGGCTCCCCGCTCCCAGCCGAACCCGAGCGGTGAGGCGGCTTCCGCCGTCCCCGGTGCACGAACGACGACCGTGCCCGCGGGCAGCTGGCCCTATGAAGTCGAGGTCTGCGGCATCACCGCAGGCAAAGTGGCCGGATCGGACGGGCTGGACTATTCCGTCGATCGAGGTCTCGAAGCGTTGGAGACCGCGGATACGGTCATCCTGCCCGGTGCCACCTCGGCCGTGGCAGAGGAACCACCCGCTTCAGTCATCGGGGCCCTGCTCTCGGCGTTCGAGCGCGGCGCGCGGATCGCCGCGATCTCCACCGGCACGTTCGTCCTCGCGCGCACGGGGCTGCTCGTCGGGCGACGCGCCACCACGCACTGGTCGACGGCGAAAGAGCTTGCTCGACGGTTCCCCTCGATCAAGGTCGACGAGAACGTTCTATTCATCGACGAGGGGCAGCTGCTGACCTCGGCCGGAGCCGCCTCGGCGATCGATCTGTGCCTCCATCTCATCCGCAGCGACCACGGCGTCGGCCTGTCCAATCAGGTCGCCCGACGCCTGGTCGCCGCCGCCTACCGGAGCGCGGGCCAGGCACAGTACGTGCCGCGCAGCGTGCCCGATCCTCTCGGCGACGACTTCGCCGACACCCGCGAATGGGCACTGCAGCACATCGGGGAGAAGATCACCCTGCGCGATCTCGCCGCCAATGCCGGAGTCTCCGTGCGCACCTTCTCCCGTCGCTTCGTCGAAGACACCGGCTACACCCCGATGCAGTGGGTTCTCAGGGCCCGAGTCGATGTCGCCCGAGAGCTGCTGGAGAATTCCGACCTGGGCATCGAGCAGATCGCTGACCAGGTGGGACTCGGGACGGGGGCGAATCTGCGGATGCACTTCCAACGCATCCTCTCGACCTCACCGAACGACTACCGCCACTCCTTTCAGGGCTGA
- a CDS encoding carboxymuconolactone decarboxylase family protein, translating to MSDFFDRETDGKYDKAYKETTPDILKAFGEFNNAVFAAEGREIPLKYRELIAYAVGLTTQCAYCIDAHSNAAVKAGATETELAETAWTASALRAGGAYAHGRLGFKLTGVHEH from the coding sequence ATGTCAGATTTCTTCGACCGCGAGACCGACGGCAAGTACGACAAGGCCTACAAAGAGACCACTCCCGACATTCTCAAGGCCTTCGGCGAGTTCAACAACGCCGTCTTCGCCGCAGAAGGCCGCGAGATTCCGCTGAAGTACCGTGAACTGATCGCCTACGCCGTCGGCTTGACCACCCAGTGCGCCTACTGCATCGATGCGCATTCGAATGCCGCCGTCAAAGCCGGTGCCACAGAGACCGAACTGGCCGAGACCGCCTGGACCGCCTCGGCTCTCCGCGCCGGTGGAGCATATGCCCACGGTCGTCTGGGCTTCAAGCTCACGGGGGTCCACGAGCACTGA
- a CDS encoding serine hydrolase, whose protein sequence is MAGEDETLPPRPATPPNRRIGALSGNTKGISTSTETATEAVPGQSADADSQQPPASQSPTVAQRGDDDADASAPDITLPHVGELESASEDAIVDPSEAVLESIDLDTWKWPEFFAFALTRMQEIFPTGGIPRGIGPVREYVTDDNDFRPLTIDREKWPAIDEDWTTVGDVLANTHTDAWLVTRNGMALAEEYAWPMKPARQHMLFSVSKSIVATVIGALADAGLLRTTDLVTTHVPALAKSGYAGATIRDLLDMRSGIKFSEEYLEKDSEIRALFEAVDFAPRTAASANGIKNFLTGLTSERDHGSAFVYRSCETDVLAWIAEAVTGQPFSIVTSEYVWSKIGAAHAAQVCQDRWGGSIADGAISATLRDLARFGEMIARGGTTENGERVLSAEWVDDIFTGAEDSAKIFAASPSGRSYPGGMYRSQFWLPSASRDVVIGIGIHGQMLYIDRATQTVGVKLSSDPEPVSLAAQHGTLAMFEAIAEAVPTTGRTPADPAPTEAAPRNAAPGTAPAAPSAAAPVDPSIGSPEAESAEALAAESIPAAASPADAVQAAANSVESVPADTLPAPAEAAPVAPAPADPTSAAPASADPASAGPMPPLSEVASPAIAPPDVSPPSAAPQEPPLPGTQAASLVSQNTLY, encoded by the coding sequence ATGGCAGGCGAAGACGAGACTCTTCCGCCCCGCCCGGCGACCCCTCCGAACCGCCGCATCGGTGCACTGTCCGGCAATACCAAGGGCATCAGCACATCCACAGAAACCGCCACCGAGGCGGTTCCCGGCCAGTCCGCGGACGCGGACTCCCAGCAGCCCCCGGCCTCCCAGAGTCCCACAGTTGCGCAGCGCGGAGACGACGATGCGGACGCCTCGGCGCCGGATATCACCCTTCCGCATGTCGGGGAACTCGAATCGGCCAGCGAAGACGCAATCGTCGACCCCTCCGAAGCGGTGCTCGAGAGCATCGACCTCGATACCTGGAAATGGCCGGAGTTCTTCGCCTTCGCCCTGACCCGGATGCAGGAGATCTTCCCGACCGGCGGTATCCCGCGCGGCATCGGACCTGTGCGCGAATACGTCACCGACGACAACGACTTCCGCCCGCTGACCATCGACCGCGAGAAGTGGCCGGCGATCGACGAAGATTGGACCACTGTCGGCGACGTCCTGGCCAACACCCACACCGACGCCTGGCTCGTCACTCGCAACGGGATGGCACTGGCTGAGGAATACGCCTGGCCGATGAAGCCGGCCCGCCAGCACATGCTCTTCTCCGTGAGCAAGTCCATCGTGGCCACCGTCATCGGAGCGCTCGCCGACGCCGGGCTGCTGCGCACGACCGATCTCGTCACCACGCATGTGCCCGCTCTGGCGAAGAGCGGCTACGCGGGGGCAACCATCCGCGACCTGCTCGACATGCGCTCGGGAATCAAGTTCTCCGAGGAGTACCTCGAGAAGGATTCGGAGATCCGTGCCCTGTTCGAAGCCGTCGATTTCGCGCCGCGGACGGCAGCCTCGGCGAACGGGATCAAGAACTTTCTCACCGGACTGACCAGCGAGCGTGACCACGGATCGGCTTTCGTCTACCGTAGCTGCGAAACCGATGTGCTCGCTTGGATCGCCGAGGCGGTCACCGGCCAGCCGTTCTCCATCGTCACCAGCGAATACGTGTGGTCGAAGATCGGCGCCGCCCACGCTGCCCAGGTCTGCCAGGACCGGTGGGGCGGATCGATCGCCGACGGCGCCATCAGCGCGACCTTGCGCGACCTCGCCCGCTTCGGCGAGATGATCGCCCGCGGCGGCACCACCGAAAACGGCGAACGGGTGCTCTCGGCGGAATGGGTCGACGACATCTTCACCGGTGCCGAGGACTCGGCGAAGATCTTCGCCGCATCCCCGTCGGGGCGTTCCTATCCGGGCGGCATGTACCGCAGCCAGTTCTGGTTGCCTTCGGCCAGCCGGGACGTCGTCATCGGCATCGGCATTCATGGCCAGATGCTCTACATCGACCGCGCCACGCAGACCGTCGGTGTCAAGCTCTCAAGCGACCCTGAACCGGTGAGCCTGGCCGCCCAGCACGGCACCTTGGCCATGTTCGAAGCCATCGCCGAAGCGGTCCCGACTACCGGTCGGACGCCTGCCGATCCTGCCCCCACCGAGGCGGCTCCCCGAAACGCTGCACCGGGCACCGCACCAGCAGCGCCGAGTGCTGCTGCGCCCGTCGACCCGAGTATCGGCAGTCCCGAAGCGGAGAGCGCCGAGGCGCTGGCCGCAGAGTCGATTCCGGCGGCTGCGTCACCAGCCGACGCGGTGCAGGCGGCTGCGAATTCCGTCGAATCGGTCCCCGCAGACACCCTGCCCGCACCGGCAGAGGCCGCACCGGTGGCTCCGGCTCCCGCCGACCCGACGTCCGCAGCGCCAGCATCTGCAGACCCTGCATCTGCAGGGCCCATGCCTCCGCTGAGTGAAGTAGCGTCTCCTGCGATTGCACCTCCTGATGTCTCGCCTCCCTCAGCCGCACCTCAGGAACCGCCTCTGCCGGGAACTCAGGCGGCTTCTCTCGTCAGCCAGAACACGCTCTACTGA
- a CDS encoding LysR family transcriptional regulator produces the protein MFISQWRTIFQVWDLNRLRVWRAVVKAGSVNAAARNLQYAPASVSQHIIALERTVGYPIYRRSGRGIEITDAGRQLADESEPLFVEAKRLEALTEAVRTGPRPRLTIGCFSSVAKEWIPTVLGEVVRRYPDLRFDIMTNEPLIGTERRFGDLDIANEPGHAEPQEVSGYRREELIDDEYMVVLPRGHRLSAQRNVAVGELAEEPMVDLSVIGGPTQEVVEHVTQAAGFSPKYVARADDHYGILAMVSAGIGVTVLPRLAIGELPADLTARPLVDPTPIRRVVLLVRREIAHLEHIEFIRTSLRSHAGHHRGYSV, from the coding sequence ATGTTTATCAGTCAGTGGCGTACAATATTCCAAGTGTGGGATCTCAATAGGCTCAGGGTATGGCGCGCTGTAGTGAAAGCCGGGTCGGTCAACGCCGCCGCACGTAACCTCCAGTACGCACCCGCGAGCGTCAGCCAGCACATCATCGCCCTGGAGAGAACGGTGGGCTATCCGATCTATCGCCGAAGTGGGCGCGGAATTGAGATCACCGACGCCGGCAGACAGCTGGCTGACGAATCCGAACCCCTATTCGTCGAGGCGAAGCGGCTCGAGGCCCTCACTGAAGCTGTCCGTACCGGTCCGCGGCCGAGGTTGACCATCGGGTGCTTCTCGTCGGTGGCAAAGGAGTGGATTCCAACAGTCCTGGGTGAAGTCGTTCGGAGGTATCCCGATCTGCGATTCGACATCATGACGAACGAGCCTCTGATCGGAACAGAACGGCGCTTCGGCGATCTCGATATAGCGAACGAACCGGGCCACGCCGAGCCTCAGGAGGTTTCGGGATACCGGCGCGAGGAACTGATCGACGATGAATACATGGTGGTGCTGCCGAGAGGCCATCGGTTGAGCGCACAAAGGAACGTAGCCGTAGGGGAGTTGGCTGAAGAGCCCATGGTCGATCTAAGCGTCATCGGCGGGCCTACTCAAGAAGTGGTCGAGCACGTCACCCAAGCTGCAGGGTTCAGTCCGAAATACGTCGCTCGTGCTGATGATCATTATGGCATTCTTGCGATGGTGAGTGCTGGGATCGGTGTGACGGTGCTGCCGCGCTTGGCCATCGGTGAGCTGCCGGCCGACCTGACTGCACGACCGCTCGTCGATCCCACGCCCATCCGGCGTGTAGTGCTCTTGGTTCGGCGCGAAATCGCTCACCTTGAACATATCGAGTTCATCAGGACTTCGCTGCGGAGCCATGCCGGGCATCATCGAGGCTACTCGGTCTGA
- a CDS encoding LysE family translocator, whose product MTGSEYTAFLGASIILAVTPGPDTFLMLKFGARNVYAGFVYVSAVALGVMMWAVFAVTGVAAVLEQFPGVRTALTLVGGCYLVLLGASALLGLRRTLRSTSRNADSEVEYDSTEKTSVRVAPADLSTETEVDVAASAEFYTASGTGNWRTVVKPTAVFRTGLISSLTNPKTGLFFLALLPPFLPHAPGLVDYGLLLATIAICILIYGAIVSLAAARIGRLLTAGSGPMIVDAFSGVVLICIGIGIVAFH is encoded by the coding sequence GTGACCGGGTCCGAGTACACCGCGTTCCTCGGCGCCAGCATCATTTTGGCGGTGACCCCGGGACCCGATACCTTTCTCATGCTCAAGTTCGGAGCACGAAATGTCTACGCTGGCTTCGTCTATGTTTCGGCAGTAGCGCTCGGTGTCATGATGTGGGCCGTGTTCGCCGTGACTGGCGTTGCTGCTGTTCTTGAACAATTCCCCGGTGTCCGAACTGCACTGACCTTGGTGGGAGGCTGCTACCTAGTCCTCCTGGGCGCGTCAGCTCTTCTGGGCCTCCGCCGGACGTTGCGTTCGACGTCGCGCAATGCCGACAGCGAGGTCGAATACGATTCCACAGAAAAGACGTCTGTACGAGTGGCGCCCGCGGATCTGAGCACAGAGACCGAAGTCGACGTCGCGGCCTCAGCGGAATTCTATACCGCTTCGGGGACGGGCAATTGGCGCACTGTGGTGAAACCGACGGCTGTCTTCCGCACGGGCCTGATCAGCTCACTGACGAATCCGAAGACTGGTCTCTTCTTCCTTGCGCTCCTTCCGCCTTTCCTGCCTCATGCCCCGGGGCTGGTCGACTATGGATTGCTCCTCGCAACCATAGCCATATGCATCCTCATCTACGGGGCGATAGTCTCTTTAGCGGCGGCACGTATCGGTCGCTTGCTGACGGCCGGTTCAGGGCCGATGATCGTCGATGCCTTCTCGGGCGTCGTGCTCATCTGTATCGGAATAGGAATCGTCGCCTTCCACTGA
- a CDS encoding response regulator transcription factor produces MSIRVILVDDHPVVRAGLKSVIDAPDHIAVIGEAGSGEEALTIVDELDPDVVLCDLRLGEGIDGIEVTKRLRAKANPPAVLILTTFDLDSEIIAAINAGASGYLLKDIDPGDISTAIEKAAKGETYMPPEISSKVFAAMRNPSPKLTRRERDVVRLLATGASNAQIAQELFVTEATVKSHLVNVFTKLGVDSRARAIRVAEDQGLV; encoded by the coding sequence ATGAGCATCCGAGTCATCCTCGTCGACGATCACCCGGTCGTGCGGGCGGGTCTGAAGTCCGTCATCGACGCACCGGACCACATCGCTGTGATCGGTGAGGCCGGCAGCGGAGAGGAGGCGCTGACGATCGTCGACGAACTCGACCCCGACGTCGTCCTCTGCGACCTGCGGCTGGGGGAGGGGATCGACGGCATCGAGGTGACGAAGAGGCTGCGCGCGAAGGCGAACCCGCCGGCGGTGCTCATCCTTACCACCTTCGACCTCGACTCGGAGATCATCGCCGCGATCAACGCCGGGGCCTCGGGGTACCTGCTCAAGGACATCGACCCGGGGGACATCTCGACGGCGATCGAGAAGGCGGCGAAGGGGGAGACCTACATGCCTCCGGAGATCTCGTCGAAGGTCTTCGCCGCGATGCGCAATCCCAGTCCGAAGCTGACCCGTCGCGAACGTGACGTCGTCAGACTCTTGGCCACCGGGGCGTCGAACGCGCAGATCGCCCAGGAGCTCTTCGTCACCGAGGCGACTGTGAAGAGTCACCTCGTCAATGTGTTCACGAAGCTCGGCGTGGATTCCCGTGCCCGCGCCATCCGCGTCGCCGAGGACCAGGGGCTGGTGTAG
- a CDS encoding sensor histidine kinase, translating to MTALDHRFGTFVAEADLQEGGSVGARKWTERTMEIGQHAIALVLMLISCIRAITTGAPMLAAIAVSIVFLAWYALGAVRAARSGALVLAKWWLIVLAAAWLCTLLVSAEFIWVAFLLWLLAGHLFSLRIAIVFTALTYIATIVAPLAHYGQVLPPSIIGSLIGAVFALGLSRGYIELLREGRRREELLRSLELAHQNLLDLQDELALTQRHAGEIQERTRVSRDIHDTIAQSISSIRLIAHAEAERTTDDHAGQVLAQVEDLAAHSSRDVRRIIAALAPAEFEDGALTAAIRRLLARLEEDSSITGRLDVDETLPTLSAEAEVALLRTAQSALANVRQHSQATRVMVSLMDIDGAIRMDIVDDGVGMADPHNRQRNPDSGFGLDFIGSRMRELGGELVIESSQGSGFAISATLPSQSQLHTRGEGLGTADEETRTDTGENA from the coding sequence ATGACAGCACTGGATCACCGTTTCGGCACGTTCGTCGCCGAGGCCGATCTGCAGGAAGGTGGCAGCGTGGGCGCACGCAAATGGACGGAACGGACGATGGAGATCGGCCAGCACGCCATCGCGCTCGTCCTCATGCTCATCTCCTGCATTCGCGCGATCACCACCGGCGCCCCGATGCTCGCCGCGATCGCCGTGAGCATCGTCTTCCTCGCCTGGTACGCCCTCGGCGCCGTCCGCGCTGCTCGCTCCGGAGCGCTGGTGCTGGCGAAATGGTGGCTCATCGTCCTCGCCGCCGCGTGGCTGTGCACCCTGCTCGTCTCCGCCGAGTTCATCTGGGTCGCCTTCCTCCTCTGGCTGCTCGCCGGTCACCTCTTCTCCCTGCGCATCGCCATCGTCTTCACTGCACTGACCTATATCGCGACCATCGTCGCGCCGCTGGCTCACTATGGTCAGGTGCTTCCGCCGAGCATCATCGGCTCACTCATCGGTGCCGTTTTCGCGCTGGGGCTCTCCCGCGGTTACATCGAACTCCTCCGTGAAGGTCGTCGTCGGGAGGAGCTGCTGCGTTCCCTCGAACTCGCCCACCAGAACCTGCTCGACCTCCAGGACGAACTCGCCCTGACTCAGCGGCATGCCGGCGAGATCCAGGAGCGGACCCGCGTCTCCCGCGATATCCACGACACGATCGCGCAGTCGATCTCGTCGATCCGCCTCATCGCCCACGCCGAGGCGGAGCGCACCACCGATGACCACGCCGGGCAGGTGCTCGCCCAAGTCGAGGACCTCGCCGCGCACAGCTCCCGCGACGTCCGCCGCATCATCGCCGCCCTCGCCCCGGCCGAATTCGAGGACGGTGCGCTGACCGCGGCGATCCGGCGGTTGCTGGCCCGCCTCGAAGAGGACAGCTCGATCACGGGCCGCCTCGACGTCGACGAGACCCTGCCGACCCTGTCCGCCGAGGCGGAGGTAGCGCTGCTGCGCACCGCGCAATCGGCTCTGGCCAACGTTCGACAGCATTCGCAGGCCACACGAGTGATGGTCAGCCTCATGGACATCGACGGGGCGATCAGAATGGACATCGTCGACGACGGGGTCGGAATGGCCGATCCGCACAACCGGCAGCGGAACCCCGATTCGGGATTCGGCCTCGACTTCATCGGCTCCAGGATGCGCGAACTCGGCGGTGAACTCGTCATCGAATCGAGTCAGGGATCCGGGTTCGCGATCTCCGCGACCCTACCCAGCCAATCCCAGCTGCACACCCGGGGTGAGGGACTCGGCACCGCTGATGAAGAAACGCGCACCGACACAGGAGAGAACGCATGA
- a CDS encoding MMPL family transporter, giving the protein MNSPLAKTAHTLTSKRGSWLVLGGVVVLVALLFGLLSGAGEDRPSETAPADSESTQAQTILDKFPEADKQSVMVVASNEDGSELSADDQAQLKKLGSSLGDSVGDESTAAVTGPILSDDKQAALLMVPITVGLTNSDTAETVDELRTAIADDPTAQSLTGDGMSLLVTGGPAIGADIASAFNGADFTLLIVTVVIVALLLIITYRSPVLWLLPLIVIGTADGLASTVTAAVGDWLDLQFDAGIISVLVFGAGANYALLFISRYREELRRVTDHRTALAEAWTHTASTILASNLTVVLSLLSLVFAIIPGTRGLGITAAVGLLISVAAVLFALPPVLAICGKTMFWPFIPKAEATVDEELTPAEAAAATRATAPASVAKPSIWRTIATRVVRKPGLHLGAGIVILGVMATGFIGSSIGLDQTEKFRVQSESAQGLDVLADHFPPGESQPIWIVADTDHADEVADSVSDMDGVVRAAPVEDTTIDGASVTKIMVTGEYEPDSAKGLDLVEDIRSDVHAIDGANAQVGGAAATELDARDGNWTDFVTIVPMVLAISFIILLGILRAPIAAFTLLLVNVVSSAAAIGLGAFLSRTIFGQSALDSQVPILAFLFLVALGIDYSIFLAHRAKKESVLHSGRQGMIEAVAHTGGVITSAGIVLAGVFAALGMLPLMVLGQLGLIVGVGVLVDTIIVRTIIVPSIFGLVGNRMWWPNKVITRFHEGAAGGEADGDEHSTHLLAEKEFADSGSGIHHGKH; this is encoded by the coding sequence ATGAACTCACCACTGGCGAAAACCGCACATACGCTGACATCGAAGCGCGGTTCGTGGCTCGTCCTCGGCGGGGTCGTCGTCCTCGTCGCTCTGCTCTTCGGACTCCTGTCCGGGGCAGGGGAGGACCGACCCAGCGAAACTGCTCCGGCCGACTCCGAATCGACTCAGGCCCAGACAATCCTCGATAAGTTCCCCGAGGCAGACAAACAGTCCGTCATGGTCGTGGCTTCGAACGAGGACGGATCCGAACTCTCCGCCGACGACCAAGCGCAGCTGAAGAAGCTCGGCAGTTCGCTCGGCGATTCCGTCGGCGACGAATCCACTGCGGCCGTCACCGGGCCGATCCTCAGCGACGACAAACAGGCCGCGCTGCTCATGGTGCCGATCACGGTGGGCCTGACGAACTCCGACACCGCTGAGACCGTCGACGAGCTGCGCACCGCCATCGCCGACGACCCGACCGCCCAGTCGCTCACCGGCGACGGCATGTCTCTGCTGGTCACGGGCGGCCCCGCGATCGGCGCCGACATCGCCTCGGCGTTCAACGGTGCGGACTTCACCCTGCTCATCGTCACCGTCGTCATCGTCGCCCTGCTGCTCATCATCACCTACCGTTCGCCGGTCCTGTGGCTGTTGCCGCTCATCGTCATCGGCACCGCCGACGGACTCGCCTCGACCGTGACCGCGGCCGTCGGCGACTGGCTCGACCTGCAATTCGATGCGGGCATCATCAGCGTCCTCGTCTTCGGCGCGGGAGCCAACTACGCACTGCTGTTCATCTCCCGCTACCGCGAGGAGCTGCGCCGAGTCACCGACCACCGCACCGCCCTCGCCGAGGCGTGGACCCACACCGCGTCGACGATCCTCGCCTCGAATCTCACGGTCGTCCTGTCCCTGCTCAGCCTCGTCTTCGCGATCATCCCCGGCACCCGCGGCCTGGGCATCACCGCGGCCGTCGGCCTGCTCATCTCCGTAGCCGCCGTCCTCTTCGCGCTGCCGCCCGTGCTCGCGATCTGCGGCAAGACGATGTTCTGGCCCTTCATCCCGAAAGCAGAAGCGACTGTGGATGAAGAGCTCACCCCCGCCGAGGCGGCCGCCGCCACCCGTGCCACCGCACCTGCGAGTGTGGCCAAGCCTTCGATCTGGCGCACGATCGCCACCCGCGTGGTGCGCAAACCGGGGCTCCACCTCGGCGCCGGGATCGTCATCCTCGGTGTCATGGCCACCGGTTTCATCGGATCGTCGATCGGTCTCGATCAGACTGAGAAATTCCGGGTCCAGTCCGAATCGGCGCAGGGACTCGACGTCCTCGCCGACCATTTCCCGCCCGGGGAATCCCAGCCGATCTGGATCGTCGCCGATACCGACCATGCCGATGAGGTCGCCGATTCGGTCAGCGATATGGACGGCGTCGTGCGCGCCGCGCCGGTCGAGGACACGACAATCGACGGCGCTTCCGTCACGAAGATCATGGTCACCGGCGAATACGAACCCGACAGCGCAAAGGGACTCGACCTCGTCGAGGACATCCGCAGCGATGTCCATGCCATCGACGGAGCGAACGCCCAGGTCGGCGGGGCCGCGGCCACGGAGCTCGACGCCCGCGACGGTAACTGGACGGACTTCGTCACGATCGTTCCGATGGTGCTGGCGATCAGCTTCATCATCCTGCTCGGCATCCTCCGCGCACCGATCGCAGCGTTCACTCTGCTGCTCGTCAACGTAGTGTCCTCGGCGGCGGCGATCGGACTCGGTGCGTTCCTGTCACGGACGATCTTCGGCCAGTCCGCGCTCGATTCTCAGGTGCCGATCCTCGCGTTCCTCTTCCTCGTGGCGCTCGGCATCGACTACTCGATCTTCCTCGCCCACCGCGCGAAGAAGGAGTCCGTCCTCCACAGCGGACGCCAGGGAATGATCGAAGCTGTCGCCCACACCGGCGGCGTCATCACCAGCGCCGGCATCGTCTTGGCCGGAGTGTTCGCGGCACTGGGCATGCTGCCGCTGATGGTCCTCGGCCAGCTCGGCCTCATCGTCGGAGTCGGCGTGCTCGTCGACACGATCATCGTCCGCACCATCATCGTCCCCTCGATCTTCGGACTCGTGGGCAACCGGATGTGGTGGCCGAACAAGGTGATTACGCGCTTCCACGAGGGTGCTGCTGGTGGTGAGGCTGACGGAGACGAACACTCCACCCATCTGCTCGCCGAGAAGGAATTCGCGGACTCCGGTTCCGGGATTCACCACGGCAAGCACTGA